A window from Culex pipiens pallens isolate TS chromosome 3, TS_CPP_V2, whole genome shotgun sequence encodes these proteins:
- the LOC120428216 gene encoding uncharacterized protein LOC120428216, translating to MSVSEETLELMKAAIRNGTNPDGTLVRSKLTNMLVWKSAEHDADDPYLQCLVPALFTDEVPILTVPEEDLQQQLLPPVPVPQPLKAAQPLPVPKRGGRTVLGEILAPNGQTKKPGLAATGEKIGMSMKPQTAIATSVAKHEKENKLNWQDQWELLKKSGQFCNFCKKNKELREIYQSHDLKGPDGTVTCPVLKRCVCQCCGEQGHTIAYCPRNATGTSILQMINHHNRL from the exons ATGTCTGTCAGCGAAGAAACACTCGAGCTGATGAAGGCGGCCATCCGGAACGGCACCAACCCGGACGGAACTTTGGTGCGATCGAAGCTCACGAACATGCTGGTGTGGAAGTCGGCCGAGCATGACGCGGACGATCCGTACCTGCAGTGTTTGGTTCCGGCCCTGTTCACGGACGAAGTCCCGATCCTAACCGTGCCCGAGGAAGAtctgcagcagcagctgctgccGCCGGTGCCAGTGCCACAACCGCTGAAAGCAGCGCAGCCACTTCCGGTTCCGAAGCGCGGAGGACGAACCGTCCTGGGCGAGATTCTGGCGCCGAACGGGCAGACGAAGAAGCCTGGCCTGGCGGCCACCGGCGAGAAGATTGGCATGAGCATGAAGCCGCAGACCGCGATCGCCACCAGCGTGGCCAAGCATGAGAAGGAAAACAAACTCAACTGGCAGGATCAGTGGGAGCTGCTGAAGAAGTCCGGACAGTTTTGCAACTTTTGCAAAAAGAACAAGGAACTCCG tgaaatctACCAGTCGCATGACCTGAAGGGACCCGACGGAACGGTCACCTGTCCGGTGCTGAAGCGCTGTGTTTGTCAGTGTTGCGGCGAGCAAGGCCACACCAT CGCTTATTGTCCCCGGAACGCGACGGGTACCAGCATCCTCCAGATGATTAACCATCACAATCGACTGTGA
- the LOC120428210 gene encoding uncharacterized protein LOC120428210, translated as MQSFRKETLLLQVLVILTTLQGHVRADDGGKAAEEGRFLFWGKPFLIVPPTAPTRHQLISGIGIPLGTPESITTGWVIKAQYFLPSTVDHLKPLLWEGWNDTRRSLGKRDVGGDVPGDHYEKYEAKEVKIETEKLPDEVESSDEEDDEFEDGDDNYWLDDEEVERFQEADQRFPPNEMDAKAAEGYNAGQSRWITYKTLEKVGERYGAGGRPCVLRSICEAAAAEFTHSGGVFAELMHIIFTPSTTTESLSEHNDNEYYRAEQLGREGAPCEQVFHECKQSILDVFTSVHDPTTNSMSVAHQKLLQAMMK; from the exons ATGCAGTCTTTTAGGAAGGAAACACTTTTGTTGCAAGTGCTCGTGATCCTCACAACACTTCAGGGTCACGTTAGAGCCGACGATGGCGGCAAAGCCGCCGAAGAAGGTCGCTTCCTGTTCTGGGGTAAACCGTTCCTGATTGTGCCACCAACTGCGCCCACCCGTCACCAGCTAATCTCCGGTATCGGTATCCCACTCGGGACTCCCGAGTCCATCACCACCGGGTGGGTCATCAAGGCGCAGTACTTCCTACCGTCCACGGTGGACCATCTGAAGCCACTGCTGTGGGAAGGTTGGAACGATACCAGGCGATCGCTTGGAAAGCGTGACGTTGGCGGGGATGTTCCTGGAGATCATTACGAAAAGTATGAGGCGAAGGAGGTGAAAATTGAGACGGAGAAGCTACCGGATGAGGTTGAGAGTTCCGATGAGGAAGATGACGAGTTTGAGGATGGGGATGACAATTACTGGCTGGATGACGAGGAGGTCGAGCGGTTCCAGGAAGCTGATCAGCGGTTTCCACCGAATGAGATGGATGCTAAGGCAGCGGAAGGGTACAACGCTGGACAGTCTCGCTGGATAACGTACAAGACGCTGGAGAAGGTCGGTGAACGGTACGGCGCAGGAGGTCGTCCCTGCGTTCTGCGGAGTATTTGCGAAGCTGCGGCCGCCGAATTTACCCATTCTGGAGGAGTGTTTGCCGAGTTGATGCACATCATTTTTAC TCCCTCGACCACGACGGAATCGCTGTCGGAGCACAACGACAACGAGTACTACCGGGCGGAACAGCTGGGACGAGAGGGAGCACCGTGCGAGCAGGTTTTCCACGAGTGCAAACAGTCGATACTGGACGTGTTTACCAGTGTGCACGATCCGACGACCAACTCAATGTCGGTGGCCCATCAAAAATTGCTACAAGCTATGATGAAATAA
- the LOC120428211 gene encoding uncharacterized protein LOC120428211, with amino-acid sequence MCMISVPSEPISKKHCEMKFVPLSLLFGIIIQFSTTNLYATNGTTGTGRFLIFPQTSPTRHQLIAGIGIPLGIPVSVTTGWVIKAQYFLPYNVNDLKPVRWPGWNGAVEKRQADGVHFEHYEVNEVNIETENLSDEDDDEFEDGDDNYWLDDEEVERFQEADQQFPPNESNAKGVEGYNAEQSRWITYKTLEQIGEQYGAGGRPCVLRSICEAAGTEFSITGGVFAELLHVIFSPSTTTEQLSEHSDNEYYRAEQLGKEGAPCERIFHECERSILELFTKVLDF; translated from the exons ATGTGCATGATCTCAGTTCCGTCCGAACCCATTTCCAAGAAGCATTGCGAAATGAAGTTCGTGCCGTTGAGCCTTCTTTTCGGAATCATCATCCAATTCAGCACCACGAATCTTTATGCAACAAACGGTACCACCGGAACGGGTCGTTTCCTAATCTTTCCGCAAACATCACCCACTCGCCACCAGCTGATAGCCGGAATCGGCATCCCGCTGGGAATTCCCGTGTCCGTAACGACCGGGTGGGTCATCAAGGCGCAGTACTTCCTGCCGTACAACGTGAACGATCTCAAACCGGTCAGGTGGCCAGGCTGGAACGGTGCGGTTGAGAAACGACAAGCTGATGGAGTTCACTTCGAGCATTACGAGGTCAATGAGGTGAATATTGAGACGGAGAATCTATCGGATGAGGATGATGACGAGTTCGAGGATGGAGATGACAACTACTGGTTGGACGATGAGGAAGTCGAGCGGTTCCAGGAAGCTGATCAGCAGTTCCCACCAAACGAGTCGAATGCCAAAGGGGTTGAAGGCTACAACGCTGAACAGTCCCGTTGGATCACGTACAAGACGTTGGAGCAGATTGGGGAACAGTACGGCGCGGGAGGTCGTCCCTGTGTTTTGCGGAGTATTTGCGAAGCTGCTGGAACTGAATTTTCAATCACCGGAGGAGTTTTTGCAGAACTTTTGCACGTTATTTTCTC TCCATCAACCACAACGGAACAACTTTCTGAGCACAGCGACAACGAGTACTACCGGGCGGAACAGCTTGGCAAAGAGGGAGCCCCGTGCGAGCGGATATTTCACGAGTGTGAACGATCAATTTTggaattgtttacaaaagtactTGACTTTTAG
- the LOC120428214 gene encoding heat shock protein 60A-like, with product MFRLPAVMRCAAARQVAYRGYAKDVRFGPEVRALMLQGVDVLADAVAVTMGPKGRNVILEQSWGSPKITKDGVTVAKGIELKCKFQNIGARLVQDVANNTNEEAGDGTTTATVLARAIAKEGFEKISKGANPVEIRRGVMLAVDAVKVHLKSLSRTVTSPEEIAQVATISANGDRAIGDLISEAMKRVGKDGVITVKDGKTLIDELEVIEGMKFDRGYISPYFINSSKGAKVEFQDALVLFSEKKISTVQSIIPALELANAQRKPLVIIAEDIDGEALSTLVVNRLKIGLQVAAVKAPGFGDNRKSTLSDMAISTGGIVFGDDANLVKLEDVQLSDLGQVGEISITKDDCMLLKGKGNADHVAARAQQIRDQIEETTSEYEKEKLQERLARLSSGVAVLKVGGSSEVEVNEKKDRVNDALCATRAAVEEGIVPGGGTALLRCIKALDNLSGSNDDQKAGIDIVRRALHQPCTQIAKNAGVDGSVVVAKVLDLQGDFGYDALNSEYVNMIEKGIIDPTKVVRTALTDASGVASLLSTAECVVTEEPKPEGAAGGMPGMGGMGGMGGMGGMGGMM from the coding sequence ATGTTCCGACTACCGGCAGTGATGCGTTGTGCGGCGGCCCGCCAGGTAGCTTACCGTGGCTATGCCAAGGACGTTCGCTTTGGGCCGGAGGTGCGCGCCCTGATGTTGCAGGGAGTGGACGTGCTGGCCGATGCCGTGGCCGTGACGATGGGCCCGAAGGGTCGTAACGTGATCCTGGAGCAGAGCTGGGGCTCGCCCAAGATCACCAAGGACGGTGTGACGGTGGCCAAGGGCATTGAGCTCAAGTGCAAGTTCCAGAACATCGGAGCCAGGTTGGTGCAGGACGTGGCCAACAACACGAACGAGGAAGCCGGTGATGGTACGACCACGGCCACCGTGCTGGCCCGGGCCATCGCCAAGGAGGGTTTCGAGAAGATCTCCAAGGGTGCCAACCCGGTGGAGATTCGTCGCGGTGTCATGCTGGCCGTCGATGCCGTCAAGGTCCATCTGAAGTCGCTGTCGCGAACGGTGACCAGCCCCGAGGAGATTGCCCAGGTTGCGACCATTTCCGCCAACGGAGACCGCGCCATCGGAGATCTGATCAGCGAAGCCATGAAGCGCGTCGGAAAGGACGGCGTCATCACCGTCAAGGACGGCAAGACCCTGATCGATGAGCTGGAAGTCATCGAGGGTATGAAGTTCGACCGCGGATACATTTCGCCGTACTTTATCAACTCCAGCAAGGGCGCCAAGGTGGAGTTCCAGGACGCGCTGGTCCTGTTCTCGGAGAAGAAAATCTCGACCGTCCAGTCGATCATCCCGGCGCTGGAACTGGCCAACGCCCAGCGCAAGCCGCTGGTCATCATTGCCGAGGACATTGACGGCGAAGCGCTGAGCACGCTGGTCGTCAACAGGCTGAAGATTGGACTGCAGGTCGCTGCCGTCAAGGCGCCCGGCTTCGGTGACAACCGCAAGAGCACCCTGTCCGACATGGCCATCAGCACCGGTGGAATCGTGTTCGGCGACGACGCCAACCTGGTCAAGCTGGAAGATGTGCAGCTGTCGGACCTCGGACAGGTCGGCGAAATCTCCATCACCAAGGACGACTGCATGCTGCTCAAGGGCAAGGGCAACGCCGATCACGTGGCCGCCCGCGCTCAGCAAATCCGCGATCAAATCGAAGAAACTACCTCCGAGTACGAGAAGGAGAAGCTCCAGGAGCGTCTGGCTCGTCTGTCTTCCGGTGTGGCCGTCCTCAAGGTCGGCGGCTCCAGCGAAGTCGAAGTGAACGAGAAGAAGGACCGCGTCAACGATGCCCTGTGCGCGACCCGTGCCGCCGTTGAGGAAGGAATCGTCCCCGGAGGTGGCACCGCTCTGCTTCGCTGCATCAAGGCCCTCGACAACCTGAGCGGTTCCAACGACGACCAGAAGGCCGGCATCGACATTGTGCGCCGCGCGCTGCACCAACCGTGCACCCAGATCGCCAAGAACGCCGGCGTCGACGGATCCGTCGTCGTCGCGAAGGTCCTCGACCTGCAGGGAGACTTTGGCTATGACGCCCTCAACAGTGAGTACGTCAACATGATCGAAAAGGGCATCATTGACCCGACCAAGGTCGTCCGAACCGCGCTCACCGACGCCTCCGGAGTCGCCTCCCTCCTTTCCACGGCCGAGTGCGTCGTGACGGAAGAACCAAAGCCCGAAGGCGCCGCCGGCGGCATGCCCGGAATGGGAGGCATGGGAGGAATGGGCGGCATGGGAGGCATGGGCGGAATGATGTAA
- the LOC120428222 gene encoding uncharacterized protein LOC120428222 — MCSRMELFASLLVIASAVVLITPEVLHRPERSVLNFPSGTSNGFLIAIAIPLEVPGRNIYLSHNFEMNYGLPTAAYQYRLWYTLFKNSGYNVTQAVNRKRRMVENVRFSRRFLYEMLADRMDMYGYNGTACIHRAICETLESSLHPYNGVVGDVTHIVFSPSASEDEDIPVSYYQAEADGCVADCEGYRKYCPVGIFDLISTVINA, encoded by the exons ATGTGTTCAAGAATGGAACTTTTCGCGTCACTACTTGTGATTGCCTCTGCTGTCGTTTTGATAACCCCGGAAGTGCTTCACCGGCCGGAACGATCCGTGCTAAATTTCCCTTCGGGAACCTCCAATGGGTTCCTGATAGCCATTGCCATCCCGCTGGAAGTGCCCGGCCGGAACATCTACCTGTCGCACAACTTCGAGATGAACTACGGACTGCCGACGGCCGCCTACCAGTACCGGCTGTGGTACACCCTGTTCAAGAACTCCGGCTACAACGTGACCCAGGCCGTCAACCGGAAGCGGCGCATGGTGGAAAATGTGCGCTTCAGCCGGCGCTTCCTGTACGAAATGTTGGCGGACCGGATGGACAT GTATGGCTACAACGGGACGGCCTGCATTCACAGGGCGATTTGTGAAACGCTGGAAAGTTCGCTTCACCCGTACAACGGCGTGGTTGGTGACGTTACGCATATTGTGTTTAG TCCATCTGCGTCGGAAGACGAGGATATTCCTGTTTCGTACTACCAAGCGGAAGCTGACGGATGTGTTGCGGATTGCGAGGGATATCGGAAATATTGTCCGGTTGGGATATTTGACTTGATATCGACTGTTATAAACGCTTaa
- the LOC120428215 gene encoding uncharacterized protein LOC120428215: protein MATSSSAKITEILLETERVGDRVLALKQELINLDRRRQETREAIRTVQKNFPDRDGQKVWITVGSMLMKMPRGKALELLGKDAAQIEAEIGTLRTEQKVLVSRQRDLEHDTPLRGFDLKPLSRAELGAIGAAVPRV from the coding sequence ATGGCCACATCGAGCAGTGCGAAAATTACGGAAATCTTGCTGGAAACGGAGCGAGTCGGCGATCGCGTGCTGGCGCTGAAGCAGGAGTTGATAAATCTGGACCGGCGACGGCAGGAAACGCGCGAGGCGATCCGAACCGTTCAGAAGAACTTCCCGGACCGGGACGGGCAGAAGGTGTGGATCACGGTCGGTTCCATGTTGATGAAGATGCCCCGCGGGAAGGCGCTGGAGCTGCTCGGGAAGGATGCGGCCCAGATTGAGGCGGAGATTGGCACGCTGAGGACGGAGCAGAAGGTGCTGGTCAGCAGGCAGCGCGACCTGGAGCACGATACGCCGCTGCGGGGGTTCGACTTGAAGCCGCTGAGTCGGGCGGAACTGGGCGCGATCGGGGCCGCCGTGCCGCGGGTTTAA
- the LOC120428224 gene encoding uncharacterized protein LOC120428224, whose product MTPSKKLFLPVCLLVAMTLGDTTPGQHRPKRALIFPRANPARHQLVAGFGIPADIEYIESVTLGYVFKAVYFLPWNSSHWVPQFLRRDEDTLFEPVQLLDQQQRRNFVETEKGEDGDWAERSRLEIYRALEAMADQKGHNGRSCLLRTICEAAEARFSHVSGIFGELLHILFTPSSTVDQHPNEDYKWAETLPAQYSPRQPGGSICSDMFAECPFSLLGLFTGITG is encoded by the exons ATGACCCCGTCCAAGAAACTGTTCCTTCCCGTTTGCCTACTTGTGGCAATGACCCTCGGCGACACCACTCCCGGCCAACACCGCCCCAAGCGAGCCCTCATATTCCCGCGCGCCAATCCGGCCCGCCACCAGCTGGTGGCCGGCTTCGGCATTCCCGCCGACATCGAGTACATCGAATCCGTCACCCTGGGGTACGTCTTCAAGGCGGTTTACTTCCTACCGTGGAACTCGTCACACTGGGTGCCACAGTTTCTGCGCCGCGACGAGGACACCCTGTTCGAGCCGGTGCAGCTGCTGGACCAGCAGCAGCGGAGAAACTTCGTGGAGACGGAGAAAGGCGAGGACGGCGATTGGGCGGAACGTAGCCGGTTGGAAATCTACCGAGCATTGGAAGCCATGGCGGATCA aaagggcCACAACGGCCGCAGCTGCCTGCTGAGGACGATTTGCGAGGCCGCCGAGGCACGATTCTCGCACGTGAGTGGAATCTTTGGCGAGCTGCTGCACATACTCTTTACCCCATCGAGCACCGTTGATCAGCACCCTAACGAAGACTACAAGTGGGCCGAAACGTTGCCCGCGCAGTACAGTCCGCGCCAGCCTGGTGGTTCCATCTGTTCGGATATGTTTGCCGAGTGTCCGTTTTCGCTGCTGGGACTTTTTACGGGGATAACGGGTTGA